The Anomaloglossus baeobatrachus isolate aAnoBae1 chromosome 10, aAnoBae1.hap1, whole genome shotgun sequence genome has a segment encoding these proteins:
- the PSMA1 gene encoding proteasome subunit alpha type-1, translating to MFRNQYDNDVTVWSPQGRIHQIEYAMEAVKQGSATVGLKSKTHAVLVALKRAQSELAAHQKKILNVDSHVGISIAGLTADARLLCNFMRQECLDSRFVFDRPLPVSRLVSLIGSKTQIPTQRYGRRPYGVGLLIAGYDDMGPHIFQTCPSANYFDCKAMSIGARSQSARTYLERHMSEFSECNLNELVKHGLRALRETLPAEQDLTTKNVSIGIVGKELEFTIYDDDEVSPFLEGLEERPQRKVAAPAEDPVEKPDEPMEH from the exons ATG TTTCGTAACCAGTATGACAACGATGTGACGGTGTGGAGCCCCCAG GGCCGGATCCATCAGATCGAGTACGCGATGGAGGCGGTGAAGCAGGGCTCGGCCACGGTGGGCCTGAAGTCTAAGACACATGCTGTCCTCGTGGCCTTAAAG AGAGCTCAGTCTGAACTGGCCGCACACCAGAAGAAGATCCTGAATGTGGACAGTCACGTTGGCATCTCCATCGCTGGGCTGACGGCGGACgcccggctgctgtg TAACTTCATGCGTCAGGAGTGTCTGGATTCGCGGTTCGTGTTTGACCGTCCTCTCCCGGTGTCGCGCCTCGTCTCCCTGATCGGGAGCA AAACCCAGATTCCCACCCAGCGCTATGGCCGGAGACCGTACGGCGTGGGACTTCTCATCGCAGGATACGAC GACATGGGGCCGCACATATTCCAGACCTGCCCCTCTGCAAACTACTTTGACTGTAAAGCGATGTCCATCGGGGCGCGGTCGCAGTCGGCTCGCACGTATCTGGAGAGGCACATGTCCGAGTTCAGTGAAT GTAATCTGAATGAGCTAGTGAAACATGGGCTCCGGGCCCTGAGAGAGACCCtccctgcagaacaggacctgacAACGAAG AATGTTTCCATCGGCATTGTGGGTAAAGAGTTGGAGTTCACGATCTATGACGATGACGAGGTGTCGCCGTTCCTGGAGGGATTGGAGGAGCGTCCGCAGAGGAAG GTGGCGGCCCCCGCAGAGGATCCGGTGGAGAAGCCTGATGAGCCCATGGAGCACTAG